The genomic segment AATCATCATATTGCCGCCAATTTTGACCAGGTTGGCCTGATAGGCCTGCTCACCAACTACCCAGGTTTGCGCGCTGATCGCCGACAATGCAGGTTGTAAGAAATCAAGCGTTTTTGCAGGGCCAGCCACCACTAAATTCAAGGTGCCATTTAATGCAGCATCGGGTCTGCCGAACACGGGGCACCCGACATACGTCACCCCATTGCTCTCGTGTCGTAATTGCAACTTTTTTGCATAAGCAACCGAAATGGTTGATAAATTCACGTGAATCAAGGCAGAGTTCGCCACCGTTTCTAACCAACGACTGTTTATCAACTCGGTCTCGATCGCTTCATCGTGAGCCAACATAGAAAAAACAACGTCATATTTGGCGACCTCGACCAAGTCTTGAGCGACTTCGGCCCCTAACGCCGCCAACTCAGCAACCGGCTCTTCGTAGCGATCCCAAACAATCACATGATGGCCATTTTTCAATAAATTACGCACGATCCCAGTGCCCATTTTACCTATACCGATAAATCCTAATTTCATGACTTCACTTCCCTTGGTTATTGAACATGTCACGTCTTTGTTTTGGGTTACCCATCGCTCTTAGCCATATCGACTGCCACCAGCGAACCAATCATCAAAGGTCGGATTACAAGAC from the Vibrio sp. HB236076 genome contains:
- a CDS encoding NAD(P)-dependent oxidoreductase, whose translation is MKLGFIGIGKMGTGIVRNLLKNGHHVIVWDRYEEPVAELAALGAEVAQDLVEVAKYDVVFSMLAHDEAIETELINSRWLETVANSALIHVNLSTISVAYAKKLQLRHESNGVTYVGCPVFGRPDAALNGTLNLVVAGPAKTLDFLQPALSAISAQTWVVGEQAYQANLVKIGGNMMIASAIESMAEATALGTANGIDRNIMLDVYLSALFPCGVYQGYGNFIRQRDYQPVGFKLPLGLKDVRLALEAGEQSRVPLPLASVVHQSLVQAMACGYEDKDWSSLAEMSYVRAGLIEK